A DNA window from Desulfatiglans sp. contains the following coding sequences:
- a CDS encoding methyltransferase domain-containing protein, with the protein MKKIKFSVKFIIPIIFFLCLPVLFAGEGTEEPIFIQTPDVVYVGSPYDIVSQMLHMAGVKKDDLVVDLGCGDARMLVLAAQKYGSKGIGYEIDPVMVRESRKNADRNNVSDLVKIIQADIFTVDISEADVLPIYLLPEMNLRLLPQFETLKPGSRLVFHNYDLFGYIPDKKIEIISNEDNSEHTLWLYTTPLKKAQ; encoded by the coding sequence ATGAAAAAGATCAAATTTTCTGTAAAGTTTATTATCCCGATTATCTTTTTTTTATGCCTGCCAGTGCTTTTTGCAGGGGAGGGCACAGAAGAGCCGATATTTATACAGACACCTGATGTGGTTTATGTAGGGTCACCATATGACATTGTTTCCCAGATGCTTCACATGGCAGGGGTGAAAAAGGATGACCTTGTTGTTGACCTTGGATGCGGAGATGCAAGGATGCTTGTTCTGGCTGCGCAGAAATATGGCAGCAAAGGGATAGGTTATGAGATTGACCCGGTTATGGTTCGGGAATCCCGAAAGAATGCAGATAGAAATAATGTTTCAGACCTTGTAAAGATTATCCAGGCAGATATCTTTACAGTGGATATAAGTGAGGCGGATGTGCTCCCGATTTATCTTCTACCTGAAATGAACTTAAGACTTTTACCACAGTTTGAGACCCTCAAACCCGGTTCAAGGCTTGTGTTTCACAATTATGATCTGTTCGGATATATCCCTGATAAAAAGATAGAGATCATATCAAACGAGGATAACTCAGAGCATACATTATGGCTTTATACAACACCTTTAAAAAAGGCCCAGTAA
- a CDS encoding PepSY domain-containing protein: protein MPLQKILFWLYLLTGIVTGIIVMIMPVTGIALTYQKQITNWANKKNLHYKPNSRFPTSSGCSYPI from the coding sequence ATGCCATTACAAAAAATATTATTCTGGCTGTATCTATTAACAGGCATAGTTACCGGAATTATCGTGATGATAATGCCTGTTACAGGTATAGCACTCACCTATCAGAAGCAGATTACAAACTGGGCGAATAAAAAAAATCTGCATTATAAACCCAACTCCCGGTTCCCAACATCTTCCGGTTGCAGTTATCCAATTTAA
- a CDS encoding thiamine pyrophosphate-binding protein, protein MPKMKGAEALIEVLKSEGVEYVFGIPGATEVLFMDALEKTTGIKYILGLNELVSAGMAEGYARVTGKPGFLNLHTGPGVAGALAMLYNAQAGGVPLVITAGQQDTRLLQQDPHLTGDIAGMGKIFTKWCTEIHHAEDIPMIIQRAFKMALQHPQGPVLVSLPQNIMNQDIEFTGRKKSTIYSGTRADESAIQKALDLIKASNNPVIMVESGVTRCNALNEVVRFAELTGARVYQAWMSDVNFHVRHPQYMGDLDPSMPGTKETLKDADLLIGVGCSVFSPSFYNPEDILPQNIRIMHIDENPWELGKNMVTDCGIQGDIKQVLTDLNSALENRLSEEITRKIENRKEEIEKQKTEKTNTLKKQIESEKNSIPIAVSRLMKEIDKLTNENTIIVDDCWSSSQMLRQVVDLKNAWQFIRARKGGSIGWGLPGAMGASLGAPGKKIIAVCGDGSAAWGMQSLWTAARYNIPVTFVITNNGVYRQVKLVRRHVLGDYVLTEKHAGMDIDEPVIDFKQLAESMGVNGVQVKEPGKLENALNDAVKDNHPRLVEVFIENKPKV, encoded by the coding sequence ATGCCAAAAATGAAAGGTGCAGAGGCATTAATAGAGGTATTAAAGAGTGAAGGTGTTGAATATGTCTTTGGTATACCAGGGGCAACAGAGGTGCTCTTTATGGATGCACTGGAAAAAACAACCGGTATAAAATATATACTTGGCCTTAATGAACTGGTATCAGCAGGTATGGCCGAAGGCTATGCCAGGGTTACAGGCAAGCCAGGTTTTTTAAATCTCCATACAGGGCCGGGTGTTGCCGGAGCACTTGCCATGCTATACAATGCACAGGCAGGAGGTGTTCCCCTTGTTATTACCGCGGGTCAGCAGGATACCAGGCTTTTACAGCAGGACCCCCATCTTACAGGCGATATTGCAGGCATGGGCAAGATATTTACCAAGTGGTGCACAGAGATACATCATGCTGAAGATATACCCATGATTATTCAGCGTGCATTCAAGATGGCCTTACAGCACCCACAGGGGCCGGTTCTTGTATCCCTGCCCCAGAACATAATGAATCAGGATATAGAATTTACCGGAAGAAAAAAAAGTACGATCTATTCAGGAACAAGGGCAGATGAGTCTGCTATTCAAAAGGCCCTTGACCTGATAAAGGCCTCTAATAATCCGGTAATCATGGTAGAAAGCGGTGTTACAAGATGCAATGCCTTAAATGAGGTTGTAAGATTTGCAGAGCTGACGGGCGCAAGGGTTTATCAGGCATGGATGTCAGATGTGAATTTTCATGTAAGGCATCCACAGTATATGGGTGACCTTGACCCCTCAATGCCAGGCACAAAAGAGACCCTTAAGGATGCTGACCTCCTGATTGGTGTGGGCTGTTCAGTTTTCAGTCCCAGCTTTTATAACCCTGAAGATATACTGCCGCAAAACATAAGGATTATGCATATTGATGAAAACCCGTGGGAACTCGGTAAAAACATGGTGACTGACTGCGGTATACAGGGCGATATCAAACAGGTGTTAACTGATCTTAACAGCGCCCTTGAAAACAGGCTTTCGGAAGAGATAACCAGGAAAATAGAAAATAGAAAAGAAGAAATAGAAAAGCAAAAAACTGAAAAAACCAATACTCTTAAAAAACAGATTGAATCCGAAAAAAACAGCATCCCGATTGCAGTATCCAGGCTCATGAAGGAGATAGATAAGCTTACAAATGAGAATACTATTATTGTTGATGATTGCTGGTCATCTTCACAGATGCTCAGGCAGGTTGTTGACCTAAAAAATGCCTGGCAGTTTATTCGTGCCCGCAAGGGCGGAAGCATAGGCTGGGGTCTTCCCGGTGCAATGGGTGCATCCCTTGGCGCTCCTGGTAAAAAAATCATAGCAGTGTGCGGTGACGGCAGCGCTGCCTGGGGCATGCAGAGTTTATGGACCGCTGCAAGGTATAATATCCCTGTAACATTTGTGATTACAAATAACGGGGTCTACAGGCAGGTGAAACTGGTAAGAAGACATGTGCTGGGCGATTATGTACTTACTGAAAAGCATGCCGGCATGGATATAGATGAACCTGTTATTGATTTTAAACAACTGGCAGAGTCAATGGGTGTCAACGGGGTTCAGGTCAAAGAACCGGGAAAACTTGAAAATGCTCTTAATGATGCGGTTAAGGATAATCATCCCAGGCTTGTCGAGGTGTTTATTGAGAATAAACCGAAGGTGTAG